A window from Mustela erminea isolate mMusErm1 chromosome 17, mMusErm1.Pri, whole genome shotgun sequence encodes these proteins:
- the MAP1LC3C gene encoding microtubule-associated proteins 1A/1B light chain 3C has translation MFPKPETGTQRTPVTRGDRFRQGERRGSERQVFRGGRATSSPSFRRCQKRGSQQTPGPGPSLRQGGRPLSAAGLAASTLCPLAWVTFRTMVPAVGIFFKSDTGTAVAQKTQSLRPFKQRKSLATGLEEVAGIRAKFPNKVPVIVERYPGEKFLPPLDKTKFLVPQGLTMTQFLSVVRSRLVLGATEAFYLLVNNKSLVSMSVTMAEVYRDFKDKDGFVYVTYASQEMFGCPGSGQTLPSSPERVGNQSLNPWRDGAPPVCVSGHPGSRAAHL, from the exons ATGTTCCCGAAGCCGGAGACTGGGACGCAGCGGACTCCGGTGACGCGGGGTGATAGGTTCAGGCAGGGGGAACGCCGGGGCTCCGAGCGGCAGGTCTTCAGGGGAGGCCGTGCGACATCCTCCCCCAGCTTCCGAAGATGCCAGAAGCGGGGCTCCCAGCAGACGCCAGGACCGGGGCCCAGTTTGCGGCAGGGCGGGCGGCCCCTGAGCGCAGCAG GCCTTGCGGCATCGACGCTGTGTCCTCTGGCGTGGGTCACCTTCCGGACGATG GTCCCGGcggtggggattttttttaagtcagacaCAGGCACAGCTGTTGCACAGAAAACCCAAAGCCTCAGACCCTTCAAGCAGAGGAAGAGTTTAG CAACCGGACTAGAGGAAGTTGCTGGAATCCGGGCAAAGTTCCCAAACAAGGTCCCG GTGATAGTGGAGCGCTACCCCGGGGAGAAGTTCCTGCCTCCGCTGGACAAGACCAAGTTCCTGGTCCCGCAGGGGCTGACCATGACCCAGTTCCTCAGCGTCGTCCG GAGCCGCCTGGTCCTCGGGGCCACTGAAGCCTTTTATTTGCTGGTGAACAACAAGAGCCTGGTGAGCATGAGTGTGACCATGGCAGAAGTCTACAGGGACTTCAAGGACAAGGACGGCTTTGTGTACGTGACCTACGCTTCCCAGGAGATGTTCGGCTGCCCGGGGTCAGGGCAGACCCTGCCATCCTCTCCAGAACGTGTCGGGAACCAGTCCTTGAACCCGTGGAGGGATGGAGCGCCTCCTGTGTGTGTGTCGGGCCATCCAGGGAGCCGTGCTGCACATCTGTGA